acgatTTAATAGACTTCCAGGAATTGCTGCTGATCTCTTGTTGGGTGGTTTCCCATTGGAGCTGATAGATGGAGATGCCTCCAACATTCCCCTACGATGGATAACTGATGTTCTAAATGAGCTGCACACCAAAACCAGGAAAAAATGCAGAATGAGAGTAATCACTGTGCTGGGAGTGCAGAGTACGGGGAAATCCACTCTTCTCAACACCATGTTTGGTCTGCAGTTCCCGGTGGCCAGTGGAAGATGCACACGAGGAGCCTTCATGACTCTTCTTAATGTGAAAGAGAACTTCGGGAAGATGCTGGACTGTGACTTCATCCTGGTGATTGACACTGAGGGGCTGAAAGCTCCAGAGTTGGCTTCCTTGGAGGGCAGTTATGAACATGACAATGAACTGGCCACACTAGTGGTTGGGTTGAGTGATATCACCATCATCAACATGGCCATGGAAAACACAACAGAAATGAAGGATATTTTACAGATTGTGGTCCATGCTTTTCTTAGAATGAAAGAAATAGGAAAGAAACCCAACTGCCAGTTTGTACATCAGAATGTGAGCGATGTGTCCGCTCATGACCAGAACATGAGAGACAGAAAGAAACTTCTGGAACAACTGAATGAAATGACAAAAGTAGCTGCAGAGATGGAAAACAAAAGTGAACTAAAAACTTTCAGTGATGTGATGAACTACAACCTGGAGAAAGACAACTGGTACATTCCCGGGCTCTGGCTTGGGGTCCCACCAATGGCTCCAGTAAATTCTGGGTACAGTGAACATGTGTCTGAACTGAAAAAGTATTTATTGGAAATAATGACAAACAAAGAATCTCTGCACAGGCCTTCAACTATTCCTGAATTTAAAACATGGATAGAAAGTTTATGGAACGCTGTAAAACATGAGAAATTCATCTTCAATTTCAGGAACAGTCTGGTGGCAGAAGCTTATAATAACCTGTCTATGCAATACTCACAGTGGGAATGGGAGTTCCGAAAGTTTGTCCATGATTGGCTGATCCGTACAGAGAGAAAGATTAAGAATCAGACTGCAGAGATTCTAAGTGATGATGAACTTTGTTTGGAATTTAGCAATGAGCTCAACAATTTGTTGATTAGTAAAGAAAGTCAAGTATTGGAATTGCTGGAAAAATActttaacaataaaaatgaaaatgttcaTCTAATAGAACGATACAAACAAGACTTCATTCTGAGCACAACATCTCTGAAGAACCAACTAAAAAATAATTCTCTTTTGAAGTTGGATGAAGCTGTCTCAATTCAGAAAGGGAAATTCAAGATCCAGAATATGCAAACTAATACCCAGAAATCAATTGAAGACAAAATTGCAGATCTCCTCAAGAAGTGCCGACAAATGGCAAAAAAGCCGAACAATAAAGAACTAAAGATAGAATTTGAGGAGGTGTGGAAGAGGACACTGACAGATCTACAGATAAAGGAATTAAAAACATGCATAGTCAGTAGATCTATGTTCCAGCAGCTAATGAATGACATGAGCAATAAAGGATCAGCTGTCAATGAACACTTACTGGGTGTGAAGGACTTGGCAAATATCACACAGACTGATTTCAAGATGGATGAGAAATATATTGAGAAGGGTTGGTTTACAAAACTGAAAGATACATTTAGGTCCGGAAATGAGCATTTTGACAAAATAAATGGTTTTGCTCGTTCTCTTATAGATAACTGTAAAAAATATATCAGAGAGAAGGTGGAAACCGGAGAGGACTATTGTGACAACTATTGCCTGGAATTACTTAAAATGATTACAAGCGACATTTCCAAACAGCCCAAAAGTCTTCATTTGTCCACATGGTTTGAAGTGGATATCAAACTTCACATTCTTAGAAAAGCTTCCAGAGAGTTTCAGAAGATGCATGATAAATTTATTCGAGAGAACGATCCGAAACTGTGTGTGGAGAAAATAAAGCCTggatatttaaaaacatttatcaGCACATTTCAAGAGAAGAATATTTGTCAGACTAAAGCCAAAGAATTCTGTGAGCGATGTCTAAAACCAGCAATGATGGATCATGTTTTCCACCATCTTGGGCAGAAAATAGTGGATGGCATAGTAAGTTCAGACAAGAAGAAATTCAGCAGTAGAACATTCTTTCAAGTTTTTTTATTGAAGGAGCTCCTGGAAAAAACCTCCTTCCAGAAATATGTAGACTATATGGGAAACCATGAGGAATATACGAAAGCCTGGATACTAAGTTACACTGAAACATATGCAAAGCCGCGAATCCTAAAACCATTACAAGAAATTCTGCTCTCTTCACTGGACAAAAAGATAAGAGGAGCTCTTACGAAAGAAAACTCTCTTAGAAGTCCGTCAgtcttacattttctgaaaagtgTATGTGAGACACTAAAAGAAGAATTGGTGATCCCTCAGAATGAGATGCAAGCGGTCACCTTCCAGAACACGGCTGATGTTGGTAAATTTTCATCTGACATTCAGCTCTTCCTCCAAGATACAAAAACAAAAGTCTTAACAGAGCTGCAATCTATGGATATAAAGTCTGTACTCTCCAGGGTGACGGTGAAGCCTCAGGATGAATTGTTCAGGAAGGTTGTTGGCTGTGGGAAGCAATGTCCATTCTGTGGTGTCCCCTGTGAGGCCGGAGGTGAGGAACACAAGGAGCACTTTGCTACCATCCACAGACCACAAGGACTGAGGAGATACAGAtgtctttttttcaaaatcttaAGTACAAATATATGTAGTACATCTGTTGTATCTAATGATCATTTTATTAATCTAGAGACAGGAGAGAAATGTCACCCATACAGGGAGTATCGCACATACTATTCAAACTGGTCCATACAACCAGATCCCAGCATTGAGTCATCAGATTActggaaatatatttttgttacatttaatgaaaagCTTGCTAAAGAATACAATGCAAGACCAGCAGAAATACCAGATGGCTGGAGATCCATCACAAAAGAAAAAGCTttggaaagcctaaaaaaaatgttcaatagCTAAACGGAGAAGAAAGATCAACGTGTAATTCCTCCTTCTATCCTATTTCCCCATCCTATTAtctgcaaataaataataaaaataactctACTGTTCATTTTCTCTAATTGGAAGaactttttaaatattttcctCACAGACAATTTCTGATAATCCTCATTCTTCTGATGATATAATGGACTCACTGCTTCTCTCAGAATATTTCAGAACATACCAACATATTACAGATGATTGTTGTATTCATTGACTATGACATTCCTAGCATTGCACTGGATAATGCATATGTTCGCAGGAATGAACatctaaatcagtggttctcaacctttctcgtgctttgaccccttgataaaatttcccaagttgtgggacccctaacagtaaaataatttttatttttgagaaCTGTAGCGGGGACTTTTAAtgtcaactataatcacaggtagtgttactcactttgTCTccggctctgtggtgtctcgtagcagtgacaccaatgccaaaatcaggagatggggtctcctccagtccttcccacttcacattcctcaccagtcagctgacctctagtctctgtacCCAAGCCAtggcgtgaactgaatgggcggctgcgaagaggctgagtggggcgGCTatgggctccagagacagcccagctgggcgacaGCGAAAAGGTTGGGAGAGCAgcacaggcttcaggaacagcccaggatacgGTGACCcctgaccccaggttgagaaccattgaTCTAAATGATATGTTTTATTCTACTATATATTATAGATGAagaagggagaaggggagggggaaaagtTATGGATAATGGGACTTTATACTAtagattataatataataaaacagaGCTTCCCTTTAGCACTCATGTTGATGGATTTCAGCATTTGAGCTAAAGTAGGTCATCTCAGTATCTACAGAGCAGACATAGGGAAAATGTTCTCAAGAAAGTTTGTTAAAATATTGGTAATTTATGTTGATGACGGCATTCCTTGGtttcgcgctgacagggagagctgattgGCGGCTCTCCCTGTAAGAAGGGGggagtctgtgctgataatcagcacattgattatcagcacagcccccatcagatgtgccaatcagttgccaatcagtgccaaatagCTGCCAGCCAGTGCCCCCTCAATAAAgtctcagtgcccaccacagtgccaatcagtgcccagcagtaacacctgtcagtatcctcatcatcagtgctgcccatcagtgccatctattagtgtccatcagtgctgcctatcagaagagacccaaacagaaaaaggagggcagtaggactattgcggtacaagGTGAGCAGGTAAACTCAAAAGAGAGCAGGtatgataaaaatgtatatatttattaacatatTATAGCCAGATTTAgggagagatacgccggcgtatcagtagatacgccgtcgtatatttaagcgtattctcaaattgagatacgcttaaatgtagctaagatacggccGCCGGcgttgtcgtatcttagctgtctgtttacgctggccgctaggggcgtgtacgctgatttacgcctggaaggcgtaaatcagcgagatacgcctattcacgaacgtacgcttgcccgtcgcagtaaagatacgccgtttacgtaaggggttttcaggcgtaaagataaaccaccaaaaagatggcgcagccaatgttaagtatggacgtcggaaccgcgtagaatttttaaatttttacgtcgtttgcgtaagtcgtccgtgaatggggctggccgtaatttacgttcacgtcgaaaccaatgagtctttgcggcgtaatttggagcatgcgcactgggttacgtccacggatggcgcatgcgccgtactgtcaaaacgtcaattacgtggggtcatgtcttattgacataaaacacgcccacctcttcccaatttgaattaggcgcgcttccgctgacacatttacgctacgccgccgtaacttaggacgcaagtgctttgtgaatacagcacttgcctctctaacttgcggctgcgtaacgttaattacatacgctacgcccgcacaactttaagccgctgtacgtgaatctggccaatagtaTCAAAAATAAAAGACATCAAACAACAtagacaataaaatacattacaaaCATCGTGACAAGCCGTACGTGCCACCGAAAATGATGATCCCCTTGGGGAAGATCACAGTGGAGGTGGGGGTCACGAGAAGggttctctactagtttcgcaaccaacgtcgcttcgtcaggagaagttTCTGAAATTGACTGATATACAAACATTAActagagaaagggagggggttgaACAAGTAGGGGAATTCGTACAGGTCAACCTAAACAAGGACAATTATATAAACATGGGGAACAAAGGCTGTACCGCTTACATAAAAACGTGAATCCCGTCAGCTCAAGTGCCAAAGCCACCGAGGGGGGTCTCCCACGGCGGCCAAGGGGGACGGATGCGGAGATGGACCTATCAACTAGATGATAGAAGTAACTATAagcattaatgactgtgtgttgagttattttgaggggacggcaaatttacactgttatacaagctgtacactcactacacaacattgtagatacaaagtgtcatttctttagtgttgtcacatgaaaagatataataaaataattttaaaatgtgaggggtgtactaacttttgtgagattctgtgtgtgtgtatatatatatatatatattatatatgagaGTTAAAACCAGATGATTCAAGCAACTCAGCTTGTGCTTTGTTTAAGGCACTCAAGCATGGAGAATACCTACACAACAGTGAAATCAGTCTGCAGTAATgagtgcttgttatactcactgtggaacctaagggtcctgtcttctctgatcctccccttcttccactgacccCAGAACATTTccggatagtacagagcctttggagtcaggctgtacatggtcagtttggtgtgtacaggcataccccgctttaagtacactcactttacatacactcgcgagtaaggacaagtgtatgtaaagtgccttacaagtactgtacagacattttgcagccgcagtagaaggagctgaagctccgagagcattgCCcacccagtgtgcccctgacacctagtgttgagcagaatatgccatattcgatttcgcgatatatctcgaatatatattcgaatattcgagatatattcgctaaattcgaatattcgtgatattttatcgaaattaattgaatgcgatttttcgctattgcgaatgcgaaaataattgcgatttttttaataactgcggtaggagcgctctgattggcttagaatattcgtgatattttatcgaaatatcgcaacatgcgaatgcgatatttattgcgcaatttcgagatatgctggaggagcgctctgattggctcagaatattcgtgatattttatcgaaatatcgcaacatgcgaatgcgatatttattgcgcaatttcgagatatgctggaggagcgctctgattggctcagaatattcgtgatattttatctaaatatcgcaacatgcgaatgcgatatttattgcgcaatttcgagatatgctggaggagcgctctgattggctcagaatattcctgatattttatcgaaatatcgcaacatgcgaatgcgatatttattgcgcaatttcgagatatgctggaggagcgctctgattggctcagaatattcctgatattttatcgaaatatcgcaacatgcgaatgcgaaatttattgcagatatttcgaaaactgctgtagcagcactctgaaatcgaatatgtatgatattttaaccaaaatacatattgcgattgcgatttttcgatcgcgcatgcgcaattgcgcgaacaacacgcgaccatttcctggagccttgccagtttcccaatattacagcaacatggtgggaagcaattcacaaagtctgaggaaaagttgctgatttgtgtaagtattttgaccactgttatttcatcatcttcaactgcatttaagtctagtttaaaagttagtatatatgatcagatattagtatttaaccaaaaatgtgtctcctgcttttacaaaactacaagtcccagcatgcctggacagctgcagacaccctggttggcaaatgtgtatttaggcacttttccttgttatttagcataatgaatttaaaatttttttggacataggacgtatgcgaacgtcctgacttcagtgtcctcaaggcccaaggacgttcgaatacatattgccctttagatgttgcagaactacaacttccagcatgcctgggaatgctggcacttctagtattgtaagttctgcaggcccacatttttcaggcctttatgcacgggtctctaaactgtggcaccctagatgcagcaaaagtaaaattcttagcatgcactgaaagaccgtggctgatgggagtagtagttttgcaacagctggaggtggactggtcttgaaacccagagttaggtaacaaacccgtagtgttttgcaaccattctgcctccagctggttattttctgttgaaaagcctgtggcgtgcaaaacacaacccaaaaactccacccggtgcaaggaaaaatttgcacacacctaaagagtgacatcacaaaaaactgcgacggttgcatacgtcagtggtcctccgaaaaggtcccgtctctgaccccccggggcgttaggctcctaggctcctgacagggaaaagagttactgtggtccatacagccgaagccatatggacccatctcggtccaagcagcgcaatcaacacgcgaacaacacgcgaccatttcctggagccttgccagtttccaacttatgatcgcagcgcaatcacacagcaacatggttggaagcaatttcactaagtctgaggaaaagttgctgatttgtgtaagtattttgaccactgttatttcatcatcttcaactgcatttaagtctagtttaaaagttagtatatatgatcagatattagtatttaaccaaaaatgtgtctcctgcttttacaaaactacaagtcccagcccagcccagcatttaagtctagtttaaaagttagtatatatgatcatatattagtatttcacaaaaaatgtgtctcctgcttttacaaaactacaagtcccagcatgcctggacagctgcagacaccctggttggcaaatgtgtatttaggcacttttccttgttatttagcataatgaatttaaaaattttttggacataggacgtatgcgaacgtcctgacttcagtgtcctcaaggcccaaggacgttcgaatacatattgccctttagatgttgcagaactacaacttccagcatgcctgggaatgctggcacttctagtattgtaagttctgcaggcccccatttttcaggcctttatgcacgggtctctaaactgtggcaccctaaatgcagcaaaagtaaaattcttagcatgcgctgacagaccgtggctgatgggagtagtagttttgcaacagctggaggtggactggtcttgaaacccagagtta
The Rana temporaria chromosome 6, aRanTem1.1, whole genome shotgun sequence DNA segment above includes these coding regions:
- the LOC120943024 gene encoding interferon-induced very large GTPase 1-like, which gives rise to MASTTKASEMIKHLKGKLTQVFAENVDGLCDEVGSLSILTPQEYIDLYRTGGHVERTERLIDLILQKGEPACAKFMDHLENMISRFPDLGGVPTFLEELHTRKTTFHQFAEKMNMEPYLTTKFTLRDILSVGLENVNDKPPKTVEDLPWNYLRKLMALNRTARDILLEKDQSIGDDVYDDNDDDDDDNLFDTSLVSGDNSSVSVHPLDVLCLLLHCSDSFLQQEIVTKLSMCQFAVPLLLPAGDLSHCTLMLWAMRDIVKKWRPQSLADSKGFREENVVNTSMPIFSYVRFGKSKLSKSKVLNQVLNPDQLHNNFFIHDNMDGGNIKREISDGLVEVSWYFPSGKSDVFPEPITVTNLRGDLEVNWDQFTFLTRISSAVFIFIEDISEREFRLLSSCPTTDTQYYFIVTPGPGKTVSPKTRKTLQNLMPVLKLQKYNVIIHTGMANDAAFVKKLQSIIINFLKSKPKEKKKRDLEKETHGLNIEVDERVPECQKAREHARKITEEIRDVSEYKKNTMKLQGDLWRQLSEVEKELCRMTRQGGKDTQQYQDELIKKRSSLHEEQYKHDLPNGLMLFIDAITHLSENEKHFFLKWMKFELDSIARDRLSNLQAEYKEKCSSTILSNKEELKKIDQKITDSSLGIEHFLREMGQFYEAECSMIKEKKLGKRKKRFNRLPGIAADLLLGGFPLELIDGDASNIPLRWITDVLNELHTKTRKKCRMRVITVLGVQSTGKSTLLNTMFGLQFPVASGRCTRGAFMTLLNVKENFGKMLDCDFILVIDTEGLKAPELASLEGSYEHDNELATLVVGLSDITIINMAMENTTEMKDILQIVVHAFLRMKEIGKKPNCQFVHQNVSDVSAHDQNMRDRKKLLEQLNEMTKVAAEMENKSELKTFSDVMNYNLEKDNWYIPGLWLGVPPMAPVNSGYSEHVSELKKYLLEIMTNKESLHRPSTIPEFKTWIESLWNAVKHEKFIFNFRNSLVAEAYNNLSMQYSQWEWEFRKFVHDWLIRTERKIKNQTAEILSDDELCLEFSNELNNLLISKESQVLELLEKYFNNKNENVHLIERYKQDFILSTTSLKNQLKNNSLLKLDEAVSIQKGKFKIQNMQTNTQKSIEDKIADLLKKCRQMAKKPNNKELKIEFEEVWKRTLTDLQIKELKTCIVSRSMFQQLMNDMSNKGSAVNEHLLGVKDLANITQTDFKMDEKYIEKGWFTKLKDTFRSGNEHFDKINGFARSLIDNCKKYIREKVETGEDYCDNYCLELLKMITSDISKQPKSLHLSTWFEVDIKLHILRKASREFQKMHDKFIRENDPKLCVEKIKPGYLKTFISTFQEKNICQTKAKEFCERCLKPAMMDHVFHHLGQKIVDGIVSSDKKKFSSRTFFQVFLLKELLEKTSFQKYVDYMGNHEEYTKAWILSYTETYAKPRILKPLQEILLSSLDKKIRGALTKENSLRSPSVLHFLKSVCETLKEELVIPQNEMQAVTFQNTADVGKFSSDIQLFLQDTKTKVLTELQSMDIKSVLSRVTVKPQDELFRKVVGCGKQCPFCGVPCEAGGEEHKEHFATIHRPQGLRRYRCLFFKILSTNICSTSVVSNDHFINLETGEKCHPYREYRTYYSNWSIQPDPSIESSDYWKYIFVTFNEKLAKEYNARPAEIPDGWRSITKEKALESLKKMFNS